One stretch of Rattus norvegicus strain BN/NHsdMcwi chromosome 12, GRCr8, whole genome shotgun sequence DNA includes these proteins:
- the Pilrb2 gene encoding similar to cell surface receptor FDFACT precursor: MAQTLLLLLSATCLHTGNSAGFTRENDLGFNQPAVLSGVQGGSIEVPFSFYFPWELAKDPQMSIAWRWKNYHGEVIYNSTQPFLHEHFKGRLIMNWTQGQTSGVLRILNLKENDQATYFGRVFLQTTEGMKLWQSIPGTKLIIHALITTPGSPFIIPSAVLTAGLEDTRGQRNPSLLNLGAMVGMVMAKVVVIIPLYGWVIFLWWKQRPAE; the protein is encoded by the exons ATGGCTCAGACTCTCCTTCTTTTGCTGTCGGCAACATGTCTGCACACTG gGAACTCAGCAGGATTCACAAGAGAAAATGACCTTGGTTTCAACCAACCAGCTGTCCTCTCAGGAGTCCAGGGCGGCTCCATCGAGgtccccttctccttctacttcccCTGGGAGTTGGCCAAGGATCCTCAGATGAGCAtagcctggagatggaaaaactaCCATGGGGAAGTCATCTACAACTCCACCCAGCCTTTCCTTCACGAGCATTTTAAGGGCCGGCTCATCATGAACTGGACACAGGGTCAGACATCTGGTGTCCTCAGAATCCTGAACTTGAAGGAGAATGACCAGGCCACATACTTCGGCCGAGTTTTTCTGCAAACCACAGAAGGCATGAAGTTGTGGCAGTCAATCCCTGGCACCAAACTCATCATTCATG CTCTCATTACTACCCCGGGGAGCCCCTTCATCATCCCCTCTGCAGTCCTCACAGCTGGCCTGGAGGACACAAGGGGCCAGAGGAATCCTTCACTGCTGAACTTGGGAGCCATGGTTGGGATGGTCATGGCCAAAGTTGTGGTCATCATCCCCCTCTATGGATGGGTGATCTTCCTGTGGTGGAAACAAAG GCCAGCAGAATAA
- the Pilrb2 gene encoding similar to cell surface receptor FDFACT isoform X1, whose protein sequence is MAQTLLLLLSATCLHTAGFTRENDLGFNQPAVLSGVQGGSIEVPFSFYFPWELAKDPQMSIAWRWKNYHGEVIYNSTQPFLHEHFKGRLIMNWTQGQTSGVLRILNLKENDQATYFGRVFLQTTEGMKLWQSIPGTKLIIHALITTPGSPFIIPSAVLTAGLEDTRGQRNPSLLNLGAMVGMVMAKVVVIIPLYGWVIFLWWKQRPAE, encoded by the exons ATGGCTCAGACTCTCCTTCTTTTGCTGTCGGCAACATGTCTGCACACTG CAGGATTCACAAGAGAAAATGACCTTGGTTTCAACCAACCAGCTGTCCTCTCAGGAGTCCAGGGCGGCTCCATCGAGgtccccttctccttctacttcccCTGGGAGTTGGCCAAGGATCCTCAGATGAGCAtagcctggagatggaaaaactaCCATGGGGAAGTCATCTACAACTCCACCCAGCCTTTCCTTCACGAGCATTTTAAGGGCCGGCTCATCATGAACTGGACACAGGGTCAGACATCTGGTGTCCTCAGAATCCTGAACTTGAAGGAGAATGACCAGGCCACATACTTCGGCCGAGTTTTTCTGCAAACCACAGAAGGCATGAAGTTGTGGCAGTCAATCCCTGGCACCAAACTCATCATTCATG CTCTCATTACTACCCCGGGGAGCCCCTTCATCATCCCCTCTGCAGTCCTCACAGCTGGCCTGGAGGACACAAGGGGCCAGAGGAATCCTTCACTGCTGAACTTGGGAGCCATGGTTGGGATGGTCATGGCCAAAGTTGTGGTCATCATCCCCCTCTATGGATGGGTGATCTTCCTGTGGTGGAAACAAAG GCCAGCAGAATAA